The Streptomyces sp. NBC_00344 genome includes a window with the following:
- a CDS encoding type 1 glutamine amidotransferase domain-containing protein, whose protein sequence is MAKVLFVVTGATYWVLKDGTRYATGYWAEEFAAPYKAITDAGHEVVVATPGGVTPNVDMMSLRPSMAGGEQGALDLEAIIRSAEVMRRPLQLSDVRLEDYDAVYLPGGHGPMADLALDADAGRLLTAQLASGKPLAIVCHAPSAMLATRIHGESPFKGYRVTGFTNEEEEGVGLASRATWLLETELKEKIGVDFSRGEIWKPYMVEDRNLITGQNPQSAAVLGERLLKIFA, encoded by the coding sequence ATGGCGAAAGTACTCTTCGTGGTGACCGGGGCGACATACTGGGTGCTCAAGGACGGCACGAGGTACGCGACCGGTTACTGGGCCGAGGAGTTCGCGGCCCCGTACAAGGCGATCACCGATGCCGGCCACGAGGTGGTGGTAGCGACCCCCGGTGGCGTGACCCCGAATGTCGACATGATGAGTCTCCGCCCATCAATGGCAGGTGGTGAACAGGGTGCGCTCGATCTGGAGGCCATCATCCGTTCCGCGGAGGTGATGCGGCGGCCGCTCCAGTTGTCGGACGTCCGTCTTGAGGACTATGACGCGGTGTATCTGCCCGGTGGCCACGGGCCGATGGCGGACCTGGCGTTGGACGCCGACGCGGGCCGGCTGCTGACGGCGCAGCTCGCCTCGGGCAAGCCCCTGGCGATCGTGTGCCATGCCCCCTCCGCGATGCTGGCCACAAGGATTCACGGCGAGTCGCCCTTCAAGGGCTACCGGGTCACGGGTTTCACCAATGAGGAGGAGGAGGGCGTCGGCCTGGCCTCAAGGGCGACGTGGCTGCTGGAGACGGAACTGAAGGAAAAGATCGGCGTCGACTTCAGCCGCGGCGAGATCTGGAAACCGTACATGGTGGAGGACCGCAACCTCATCACCGGGCAGAATCCTCAGTCGGCCGCAGTGCTGGGGGAGCGGCTGCTGAAGATCTTTGCGTGA
- a CDS encoding SDR family NAD(P)-dependent oxidoreductase gives MDTAQKVAIVTGASRGIGAALVAAYRGLGYAVTATARSIGTSSDPEVLAVPSNVAEPGAGARVVGATMDRFGRIDTLVNNAGLFVSKAFTEYTDADYESVVGVNVRGFFEVSRSAIAAMLSRDGGGHVVNISTSLVDNADARVTGALASLTKGGLNAVTKSLAIEYATLGIRVNTIALGVIRSSMHPTDTDGAMAALHPVRRMGEVDDVVRAVLYLEQAPFVTGEISHVDGGQSAGH, from the coding sequence ATGGACACCGCACAGAAAGTCGCCATCGTCACCGGAGCCTCACGAGGCATCGGTGCAGCCCTGGTCGCGGCCTACCGCGGGCTCGGCTACGCGGTCACCGCGACCGCCCGCTCCATCGGGACGTCCAGCGACCCCGAGGTACTGGCCGTGCCCAGCAACGTGGCCGAGCCCGGAGCCGGAGCGCGGGTGGTCGGCGCGACCATGGACCGGTTCGGCCGGATCGACACGTTGGTCAACAACGCCGGGCTCTTCGTCTCCAAAGCGTTCACCGAGTACACCGACGCGGACTACGAGTCGGTGGTCGGCGTGAACGTGCGCGGCTTCTTCGAAGTCTCGCGCAGCGCGATCGCCGCGATGCTCTCCCGCGATGGCGGTGGGCACGTCGTGAACATCTCCACCAGCCTGGTCGACAACGCCGACGCGCGGGTGACCGGCGCGCTCGCGTCCCTGACCAAGGGCGGACTGAACGCCGTCACCAAGTCGCTGGCGATCGAGTACGCCACCCTCGGCATCCGGGTGAACACCATCGCGCTCGGCGTCATCCGGTCCTCGATGCACCCGACCGACACCGACGGCGCCATGGCCGCGCTCCACCCGGTCCGCCGGATGGGCGAGGTCGACGACGTCGTCCGGGCAGTCCTCTACCTGGAGCAGGCCCCGTTCGTCACCGGCGAGATCTCACACGTCGACGGCGGCCAGAGCGCGGGTCACTGA
- a CDS encoding non-ribosomal peptide synthetase — MLPLSYAQQRLWFLNRLEGPNPTYNIPLALHLNGPLNTHALHTALTDVITRHETLRTLFPERKGVPEQLVLEPDHVHVHTEVDDVTESELQEHIDRTTAQPIDIERDIPIRVRLLRLGAEEYVLVLVVHHIAADGWSLAPLAQDLGHAYRARTQGNTPQWTPLPVQYADYTLWQRHTLGDENDPESLTNQQLTFWKNALHATPELLQLPLDKPRPATLQHHGDTHTFTLNKHLHQQLTHLARTTECSMFMVLQAALSLVLSKHGAGNDIPLGTAVAGRTDENLDNLIGFFVNTLVLRTDLTGNPTFHELLHRVRTFDLAAYTHQDLPFERLVEALNPPRTQNHHPLFQTMLVLQNHAAADIELPGVTTSAHPVHTGISKFDLSFAFTETHDERGAPRGIGGTVDFSTELFEAGTVHRLVERLILLLDSVVSDPHRNISGYDVLPADERSLVDEWGRGPALRGPASTVPELFQEWAARTPDAPAVRDDSGTLTYGELNARANDLAQHLVEQGIGPEDIIAIALPRTTDMVTAILATHKAGAAYLPVDPDYPASRIAYMLDDAHPALLITTAPVHRQLPTTEIPTIDLGSSVVHRTSDSPGTNTSPRPDDPAYVIYTSGSTGRPKGVIVSHRGVGAMVRTQAERLRVVPGSRVLQMASISFDAAFWDICMGLLTGACLEMADRTKLIPGPPLAQLLVERGVTHLTLPPAALAVMPANDGVPCDVTLVLAGEACTPALVRQWATNRRMFNAYGPTEATVCASISTVQEADGPQSPSHTVPIGTPVDSTRLLVLDEGLRPVPQGVPGELYISGDSLARGYLGRPALTATRFIANPHTPNGTRMYRTGDLVRWNTHGQLEYLNRTDNQIKLRGYRIELGEIENTLTTLPHITAACATIREDQPGNRQLVAYTVTTPGANPDEEGADLRKVLASTLPEYMVPSEFVTLDALPLTPNGKVDRQALPTPTSTRTAGRAPRTEREEALCGAFADVLGLSDIHIDEDFFALGGHSLLAVQLAQRIEERLGVRLSMRAIFSAPTVDGIRQLLDTPDRSTGVPDPRLQDDVRLGPDIVRQMSSGSTHATGEQRPLLTGASGFLGAFLLRDLLESTDAQVDCLVRSADVAEGAHRLRSNLERYGLWQHSYAERVRPLPGSLSSPGLGLSEGVYRSLCRRVGAVYHNGAQVNFASPYADLRDANVRGTEELLRIVAASQSSGMHYISTTGVYGPQAGGSRPITEATPTGPVQDLPDGYSQSKRVAEQIVDIARRRGLPVTVYRPARISGDSQTGACQDRDLLWQFIKGCLQARAVPEDLDESTGWVPVDYVSAAVVAIAGAEHGSPAGDHGAFHLTNDRAPRLTEVFRAADTLGFAVEPMPHEEWRKRIENDQDNAAQLFLGSAERETTRDRNAAEARRAPRTFDSSATAAVAAAAGVSLPELSDATLLAYLNYFIGTGFLPSPGDDGLRH, encoded by the coding sequence ATGCTGCCGCTCTCCTACGCCCAACAACGCCTCTGGTTCCTCAACCGACTCGAAGGACCAAACCCCACCTACAACATCCCCCTCGCCCTCCACCTCAACGGCCCCCTCAACACCCACGCACTCCACACCGCACTCACCGACGTCATCACACGACACGAAACACTCCGCACACTGTTTCCGGAGAGGAAGGGTGTCCCCGAACAGCTGGTGCTGGAACCCGATCACGTACATGTCCATACCGAAGTGGACGACGTCACCGAGTCCGAGCTCCAGGAGCACATCGATCGCACCACAGCACAGCCGATCGACATCGAACGCGATATTCCGATACGTGTGCGCTTGTTGCGGTTGGGTGCTGAGGAGTATGTGCTGGTGCTGGTGGTGCACCACATCGCCGCCGACGGATGGTCCCTCGCACCCCTCGCCCAGGACCTCGGCCACGCCTACCGGGCACGCACCCAGGGCAACACCCCCCAATGGACACCACTCCCCGTCCAGTACGCCGACTACACCCTCTGGCAACGACACACACTTGGCGACGAGAACGACCCCGAAAGCCTCACCAACCAACAACTCACCTTCTGGAAGAACGCACTCCACGCCACACCAGAACTACTCCAACTCCCCCTCGACAAACCACGCCCCGCCACCCTCCAACACCACGGCGACACCCACACCTTCACCCTCAACAAACACCTCCACCAACAACTCACCCACCTCGCCCGAACCACCGAGTGCAGCATGTTCATGGTGCTGCAAGCCGCCCTCTCCCTCGTCCTGTCCAAACACGGCGCCGGCAACGACATCCCCCTCGGCACCGCCGTCGCAGGACGCACCGACGAAAACCTCGACAACCTCATCGGATTCTTCGTCAACACCCTCGTCCTGCGCACCGACCTCACCGGCAACCCCACCTTCCACGAACTCCTCCACCGCGTCCGCACCTTCGACCTCGCCGCCTACACCCACCAAGACCTCCCCTTCGAACGCCTCGTCGAAGCCCTCAACCCACCCCGCACCCAGAACCACCACCCCCTCTTCCAGACCATGCTCGTCCTGCAGAACCACGCAGCCGCAGACATCGAACTCCCCGGAGTCACCACCAGCGCCCACCCCGTCCACACCGGCATCAGCAAGTTCGACCTGAGCTTCGCTTTCACCGAAACCCACGACGAACGCGGCGCCCCCCGGGGAATCGGTGGGACCGTGGACTTCTCCACAGAGCTGTTCGAGGCAGGGACGGTCCACCGTCTCGTGGAACGGCTGATCCTGCTGCTGGACTCCGTGGTCTCCGATCCTCATCGGAACATCTCCGGATACGACGTGCTCCCGGCCGATGAGCGGTCCCTGGTCGACGAATGGGGACGCGGCCCCGCTCTGAGGGGGCCGGCATCGACAGTGCCTGAGCTGTTCCAGGAGTGGGCGGCGCGCACCCCGGACGCTCCCGCCGTTCGCGACGACTCGGGCACCTTGACGTACGGGGAGCTCAACGCGCGCGCCAACGATCTCGCCCAGCATCTGGTCGAGCAGGGCATCGGCCCCGAAGACATCATCGCCATCGCCCTGCCGCGCACCACCGACATGGTGACCGCCATCCTCGCCACACACAAAGCGGGTGCGGCCTACCTCCCCGTCGACCCCGACTACCCGGCGTCCCGCATCGCCTACATGCTCGACGACGCCCACCCCGCCCTGCTCATCACCACCGCCCCCGTCCACCGGCAACTTCCCACGACCGAAATCCCCACCATCGATCTCGGCAGCAGCGTGGTCCACAGAACCTCGGACAGTCCCGGCACCAACACCTCACCGCGCCCCGATGACCCCGCATACGTGATCTACACCTCTGGCTCCACCGGCCGCCCCAAGGGGGTGATCGTCAGCCACCGGGGGGTCGGAGCGATGGTGCGGACACAGGCAGAGCGGCTCCGCGTGGTCCCGGGAAGCAGAGTTCTGCAGATGGCGTCCATCAGTTTCGACGCCGCGTTCTGGGACATCTGCATGGGACTGCTGACCGGCGCCTGCCTCGAGATGGCGGACCGGACGAAGCTGATTCCGGGCCCGCCTCTCGCCCAGCTCCTCGTCGAGCGGGGCGTCACCCATCTCACCCTGCCCCCGGCCGCTCTGGCCGTGATGCCGGCGAACGATGGTGTGCCGTGCGATGTCACGCTGGTCCTTGCCGGTGAGGCCTGCACACCTGCGCTGGTCCGCCAATGGGCCACGAACCGCCGTATGTTCAATGCCTACGGGCCTACGGAGGCCACGGTCTGCGCCTCCATCAGCACCGTGCAGGAGGCGGATGGTCCACAGTCACCCTCGCATACCGTGCCCATCGGGACTCCTGTGGACAGCACCCGGCTCCTCGTACTGGATGAGGGGCTGCGGCCGGTGCCCCAGGGCGTACCCGGCGAGCTCTACATATCCGGCGACAGCCTGGCCCGTGGATACCTCGGCCGGCCCGCCCTCACCGCCACCCGCTTCATCGCCAACCCCCACACCCCGAACGGCACCCGCATGTACCGCACCGGCGACCTGGTGCGCTGGAACACCCACGGCCAACTCGAATACCTCAACCGCACCGACAACCAGATCAAACTCCGCGGCTACCGCATCGAACTCGGCGAAATCGAAAACACCCTCACCACCCTCCCCCACATCACCGCCGCCTGCGCCACCATCAGAGAAGACCAACCCGGCAACAGACAGCTCGTCGCCTACACAGTCACCACGCCGGGGGCGAATCCGGACGAGGAAGGTGCCGACCTGCGGAAGGTACTGGCTTCGACGCTGCCGGAATACATGGTGCCCTCCGAGTTCGTCACGCTCGACGCGCTGCCCCTCACTCCGAACGGAAAGGTGGACCGGCAGGCGCTGCCCACCCCCACCTCCACCCGGACTGCTGGGCGCGCACCGCGCACCGAACGCGAGGAGGCACTGTGTGGAGCCTTCGCCGATGTCCTCGGCCTGTCAGACATCCATATCGATGAGGACTTCTTCGCGCTCGGCGGTCATTCCCTCCTCGCGGTGCAGCTGGCCCAGCGCATCGAGGAAAGGCTCGGTGTGCGGCTCTCGATGCGGGCGATCTTCTCCGCTCCCACTGTTGACGGCATACGCCAGCTGCTCGACACACCGGATCGGTCGACCGGCGTACCTGACCCCCGCCTCCAGGACGACGTGCGCCTCGGACCGGACATCGTGCGGCAGATGAGCAGCGGTTCCACGCACGCCACGGGCGAACAGCGGCCTCTGCTGACCGGCGCGTCCGGATTCCTGGGGGCTTTTCTCCTGCGTGACCTGCTGGAGTCGACAGACGCCCAGGTCGACTGCCTGGTGCGCTCGGCCGACGTGGCCGAGGGCGCGCACCGCCTGCGCTCCAACCTGGAGCGGTACGGCCTGTGGCAACACAGCTATGCCGAGCGGGTCCGGCCGCTCCCAGGCAGTCTGTCGTCTCCCGGGCTCGGACTGTCCGAGGGCGTGTACCGGTCACTGTGCCGCCGGGTGGGCGCTGTGTACCACAACGGCGCCCAGGTCAACTTCGCCTCCCCCTACGCGGATCTGCGCGACGCGAATGTCAGGGGCACCGAGGAACTGCTGCGCATCGTCGCCGCGTCCCAGTCCAGTGGTATGCACTACATCTCGACGACGGGCGTGTACGGCCCGCAGGCGGGAGGGAGCCGGCCGATCACTGAGGCCACTCCCACGGGGCCGGTGCAGGACCTGCCCGACGGCTACTCGCAGAGTAAGCGGGTTGCCGAGCAGATCGTCGACATCGCGCGGCGCCGCGGACTGCCCGTAACCGTCTACCGCCCCGCCCGGATCTCGGGTGACTCACAGACCGGCGCCTGCCAGGATCGCGACCTCCTGTGGCAGTTCATCAAGGGGTGCCTGCAGGCCCGGGCGGTCCCCGAGGATCTGGACGAGTCGACCGGCTGGGTACCGGTGGACTATGTGAGCGCAGCTGTGGTGGCGATCGCCGGAGCGGAGCACGGCTCCCCTGCCGGGGACCACGGTGCTTTCCATCTCACCAACGACCGGGCGCCACGGCTCACCGAGGTGTTCCGGGCAGCGGACACACTCGGATTCGCCGTGGAGCCCATGCCGCACGAGGAGTGGCGCAAACGAATCGAGAACGATCAGGACAATGCCGCACAGCTCTTCCTCGGTTCCGCCGAACGGGAGACAACGAGGGACCGGAACGCGGCAGAGGCGCGCAGGGCGCCGCGTACGTTCGACTCCTCGGCCACCGCGGCAGTGGCTGCCGCGGCCGGTGTAAGTCTGCCTGAGCTGTCCGATGCGACACTGCTCGCCTATCTGAACTACTTCATCGGTACCGGATTCCTTCCGTCCCCCGGGGACGACGGCCTCCGGCACTGA
- a CDS encoding DUF6381 family protein has product MSVAGESGGRAQQMRAKAEEMKQAAERATDPQERQRLTEKARKLQEQSEQQKSHMRNEDMDTLM; this is encoded by the coding sequence ATGAGCGTTGCAGGCGAATCCGGTGGCCGTGCCCAGCAGATGCGCGCCAAGGCGGAAGAGATGAAGCAGGCTGCGGAGCGTGCGACAGACCCGCAAGAGCGTCAGCGGCTGACCGAGAAGGCCCGCAAGCTGCAGGAGCAGAGCGAGCAGCAGAAGAGCCACATGCGTAACGAGGACATGGACACACTCATGTAA
- a CDS encoding Asp23/Gls24 family envelope stress response protein — MDSTDTSALGKSSTRGTTTIADSVVATIAGIAVRETDGVYAVGGGASRALGSVRDRVSRSSSPGRGVKVEVGETQAAIDVEIVVEYGEPIADAAKDIRAHVTDAVETMTGLEVVEINISVLDVHVAGSDDEEEDDEGGGRSSRVR; from the coding sequence ATGGACAGCACCGACACATCCGCTCTGGGCAAGAGCAGCACTCGCGGCACGACGACCATCGCCGATTCCGTGGTCGCGACCATTGCGGGCATCGCGGTACGCGAGACCGATGGCGTCTATGCCGTCGGCGGCGGGGCCTCACGGGCTCTGGGGTCGGTCCGGGACAGGGTTTCGCGGTCGTCGTCCCCCGGTCGGGGCGTCAAGGTCGAGGTCGGCGAGACGCAGGCCGCGATCGACGTGGAAATCGTGGTGGAATACGGCGAGCCGATCGCCGACGCGGCGAAGGACATCCGCGCCCATGTGACCGACGCGGTGGAGACGATGACCGGTTTGGAGGTCGTCGAGATCAACATCAGCGTCCTCGACGTCCACGTGGCCGGTTCGGATGACGAGGAAGAGGACGACGAGGGCGGCGGCCGAAGCAGCAGGGTCCGGTGA
- a CDS encoding toxin Doc gives MALYVDVAWLLDVQEQAVPEDVSVADYSAMVAAVARHRTKLPTLAAADPDSAWRAAALLHTIVRLEPLPYRNSLFAAIVAAQYMGQSGEGIDPPYGALPELVRKIRSGDASLYRAAEQLREWKI, from the coding sequence ATGGCCCTGTACGTGGACGTCGCCTGGCTGCTCGACGTACAGGAGCAGGCTGTCCCGGAGGACGTGTCCGTCGCTGACTACTCCGCGATGGTCGCCGCCGTCGCCCGGCACAGGACGAAACTGCCGACACTCGCCGCTGCGGATCCCGACAGCGCCTGGCGGGCCGCCGCACTGCTCCACACGATCGTGCGCCTGGAACCCCTGCCCTATCGCAACAGCCTCTTCGCGGCCATTGTGGCCGCCCAGTACATGGGGCAGTCAGGCGAAGGGATCGACCCGCCCTACGGAGCGCTTCCCGAGCTGGTCCGCAAGATCCGGTCCGGTGACGCGAGTCTGTACAGGGCTGCTGAACAGCTCCGCGAATGGAAGATCTGA
- a CDS encoding TetR/AcrR family transcriptional regulator, translating into MDTADGNAGDRAPQGRAGYRRSTGSRRGEARRRDLLERVIDDLAVNGLVDFSLRRAARSAGTTHKVLLYYFDGADDLLKQAIPRLRERRIGNALAAAQHPGCRTLASRVRAMWSALLDATSGLRTLDQAIGLAMYDPERYGEFGRDASKQYLPALLSLCPENWTDERRLQVAEMILAVLRGFLVDWLTSGETAGVEAGFEALVRALEREEAADA; encoded by the coding sequence ATGGACACTGCCGATGGGAACGCCGGTGACCGCGCCCCGCAAGGGCGGGCGGGTTACCGGCGATCGACGGGATCGAGGCGGGGCGAGGCCAGGCGCCGGGACCTGCTCGAGCGGGTCATCGACGACCTCGCGGTCAACGGACTCGTGGATTTCTCGCTCCGGCGGGCCGCACGGTCCGCCGGCACCACGCACAAGGTGCTTCTCTACTACTTCGACGGAGCCGACGACCTGCTCAAGCAGGCCATCCCCCGGTTGAGGGAGAGGCGTATCGGGAACGCGCTTGCCGCCGCTCAGCATCCGGGCTGCCGGACGCTGGCGTCCCGGGTGCGCGCGATGTGGTCGGCCCTCCTGGACGCGACATCGGGGCTGCGCACTCTCGACCAGGCCATCGGGCTGGCGATGTACGACCCTGAACGCTACGGCGAGTTCGGGCGGGACGCGTCGAAGCAGTATCTGCCCGCACTCCTGTCCCTCTGTCCGGAGAACTGGACCGATGAACGCAGGCTGCAGGTCGCTGAGATGATCCTTGCCGTCCTGCGGGGCTTCCTCGTGGACTGGCTCACGAGCGGGGAGACGGCGGGGGTCGAAGCGGGGTTCGAGGCCCTGGTGCGTGCCCTGGAACGAGAGGAGGCCGCCGACGCGTGA
- a CDS encoding muconolactone Delta-isomerase family protein — protein sequence MREFLVEITTTVPEGTSQDEVDRRRAAEAVRAKELAATGNLARLWRPVGELRSLGVWRAEDEEELHEKVLGTLPLHSWMTLDVTPLEPHPNDPGRGFGTP from the coding sequence ATGCGAGAGTTCCTCGTCGAGATCACCACCACTGTTCCTGAGGGAACCAGCCAGGACGAGGTCGACCGGCGGCGGGCCGCCGAAGCGGTCCGCGCGAAGGAACTGGCCGCGACCGGCAACCTGGCGCGGTTGTGGCGCCCGGTCGGAGAGCTGCGCAGCCTCGGCGTCTGGCGGGCCGAGGACGAGGAGGAACTCCACGAGAAGGTGCTCGGCACGCTGCCGCTGCACTCCTGGATGACCCTCGACGTGACCCCGCTCGAACCCCACCCCAACGACCCCGGCCGGGGCTTCGGTACGCCGTGA
- a CDS encoding DUF5133 domain-containing protein, with protein sequence MLTPDPQVLRTLLSRHATLCIALLERETAHAQHALEDVSYTLCVLTGTRTVTDAILTADGILDRSHRSSTASAVTSCPPGQPLAA encoded by the coding sequence ATGCTCACCCCCGACCCCCAGGTACTGCGGACACTCCTGTCCCGCCACGCCACGCTGTGCATCGCACTGCTGGAAAGGGAAACAGCGCACGCTCAGCACGCCCTCGAAGACGTCAGCTACACCCTGTGCGTGCTCACCGGCACCCGGACGGTCACCGACGCCATCCTCACCGCCGATGGCATCCTCGACCGGTCACACCGCTCATCCACCGCCTCCGCGGTCACCTCTTGCCCGCCCGGTCAGCCACTCGCCGCCTGA
- a CDS encoding PHP domain-containing protein, producing the protein MEPVEAMERIAFLLERQGAATYRVRAFRTAASVVAGLSDDELRQRADSGSLSRLKGLGPKTSKVAEETLRGSVPAYLTRLEEEAGGPLVEGDSGQSLRGALRGDCHMHSDWSDGGSPVEAMARAAQDLGHQWCVLTDHSPRLTIANGLSPERLREQLVLVAALNERLAPFRLLTGIECDILADGELDQQPQLLAELDVVVASVHSKLRMDAAAMTKRLLTAVRNPLVDVLGHCTGRQITGRLRPESQFDAAEIFAACADHRTAVEINCRPDRFDPPRRLLRQAVDAGTLFSIDSDAHAPGQLDWLIYGCARAEECGVTADRIINTWTADRLVTWAGGTGT; encoded by the coding sequence ATGGAACCGGTCGAGGCGATGGAGCGGATCGCCTTCTTGCTGGAGCGGCAGGGGGCGGCGACCTACCGCGTACGCGCCTTCCGCACCGCCGCAAGTGTGGTCGCCGGCCTGTCGGACGACGAGCTTCGCCAACGCGCCGACAGTGGCAGCCTTTCCCGGCTCAAAGGTCTGGGCCCCAAGACCAGCAAGGTTGCCGAAGAGACACTGCGCGGGTCGGTGCCCGCCTACCTGACGCGGCTGGAGGAGGAGGCGGGCGGCCCGCTCGTCGAAGGTGACAGCGGACAGTCGCTGCGCGGCGCCCTGCGCGGCGACTGCCACATGCACTCGGACTGGTCGGACGGGGGCAGCCCGGTGGAGGCGATGGCCAGGGCGGCACAGGACCTCGGGCACCAGTGGTGCGTGCTGACCGACCACTCCCCACGACTCACGATCGCCAACGGTCTGAGCCCCGAACGGCTGCGTGAGCAGCTCGTCCTGGTGGCCGCGCTGAATGAAAGGCTAGCGCCGTTCCGGCTGTTGACCGGCATCGAATGCGACATCCTGGCCGACGGTGAACTCGACCAGCAGCCGCAGCTGTTGGCGGAGCTCGACGTGGTGGTGGCCTCCGTGCACTCCAAGTTGCGGATGGACGCGGCAGCGATGACCAAGCGGCTGCTGACAGCAGTGCGCAATCCGCTCGTCGACGTCCTCGGGCACTGCACCGGCCGGCAGATCACCGGGCGGCTGCGCCCGGAATCGCAGTTCGACGCAGCCGAGATCTTCGCCGCTTGTGCGGATCACAGGACCGCGGTGGAGATCAACTGCCGCCCCGACCGCTTCGACCCGCCGCGGCGTCTGCTCCGGCAGGCGGTGGACGCGGGGACACTCTTCTCGATCGACAGTGATGCGCACGCCCCCGGCCAGCTCGACTGGCTGATCTACGGCTGCGCCCGCGCGGAGGAATGCGGTGTGACAGCAGACCGGATCATCAACACATGGACTGCCGATCGGCTCGTGACCTGGGCGGGAGGGACCGGGACCTGA
- a CDS encoding YybH family protein, with the protein MTSTPDTEAILRDVLDRWKAAVDAHEPDQVAVRFTDDAIFQGLHPYSVGRQGVAAYYAAQPLGMTAQYRVLETRQLADDLILGYQSVMFGFIDRPPLTVNLSLLLRRLADGWYIAHYQVTLLP; encoded by the coding sequence ATGACCAGTACGCCGGACACCGAAGCGATCCTGCGGGACGTCCTCGACCGGTGGAAGGCGGCCGTCGACGCGCACGAACCCGATCAGGTCGCCGTCCGCTTCACCGACGACGCGATCTTCCAGGGACTGCACCCCTACAGCGTCGGACGGCAGGGCGTCGCCGCGTATTACGCCGCCCAGCCCCTGGGGATGACCGCCCAGTACCGGGTCCTGGAGACACGGCAGCTCGCCGACGACCTCATCCTCGGTTACCAGAGCGTCATGTTCGGCTTCATCGACCGGCCCCCGTTGACCGTCAACCTCAGCCTGCTGCTCAGGCGCCTGGCGGACGGCTGGTACATCGCCCACTACCAAGTGACCCTCCTGCCCTGA